In Agromyces sp. SYSU T00194, a genomic segment contains:
- a CDS encoding undecaprenyl-diphosphate phosphatase: MIEALILGLVQGLTEFLPISSSAHLRILGEFLPNAADPGAAFTAIVQIGTEAAVVVFFWRDIVRIVSRWWLALWGRVPRNDPDARMGWLIILGSIPIVVLGLIFQDQIETTLRSLWIVATTLIVFGILLGIADWIGAKRRGLDDLTYGHGIIYGFAQALALIPGVSRSGGTITAGLLMGYERAAAARYAFLLAIPAVFGSGFYQLFKSWGEPGVYGPVETAAATLVAFVVALLVIAFFMSYISKRSFLPFVIYRVLLGGTIMVLLATGTIDA; encoded by the coding sequence ATGATCGAAGCGCTGATCCTCGGACTCGTGCAGGGGCTCACCGAGTTCCTGCCGATCTCCTCCAGCGCGCACCTGCGCATCCTCGGCGAGTTCCTGCCGAACGCGGCCGACCCGGGCGCGGCATTCACGGCGATCGTGCAGATCGGCACCGAGGCGGCGGTCGTCGTCTTCTTCTGGCGCGACATCGTGCGCATCGTCTCGCGCTGGTGGCTCGCGCTCTGGGGACGCGTGCCCCGCAACGACCCCGACGCGCGCATGGGTTGGCTGATCATCCTCGGCTCGATCCCGATCGTGGTGCTCGGCCTGATCTTCCAGGACCAGATCGAGACCACGCTGCGCTCGCTCTGGATCGTCGCCACGACCCTCATCGTCTTCGGCATCCTGCTCGGCATCGCCGACTGGATCGGCGCGAAGCGCCGGGGGCTCGACGACCTCACCTACGGGCACGGCATCATCTACGGGTTCGCGCAGGCGCTCGCGCTCATCCCGGGCGTCTCGCGCTCGGGCGGCACCATCACCGCGGGGCTCCTCATGGGCTACGAGCGCGCCGCGGCGGCCCGCTACGCGTTCCTGCTGGCGATCCCCGCGGTGTTCGGCTCGGGCTTCTACCAGCTGTTCAAGAGCTGGGGCGAGCCGGGCGTCTACGGCCCGGTCGAGACGGCCGCTGCGACGCTCGTCGCGTTCGTGGTCGCGCTCCTCGTGATCGCGTTCTTCATGAGCTACATCTCCAAGCGCAGCTTCCTGCCGTTCGTGATCTACCGGGTGCTGCTCGGCGGCACGATCATGGTGCTGCTCGCGACGGGCACGATCGACGCCTGA
- a CDS encoding M20/M25/M40 family metallo-hydrolase: MSEASEHPVPTGTDALEPTVRIARDLIRFDTTNHGEGRSEGETEAAEYVEAHLSAMGLEPRLFDAAPGRTSVVARVPGANPDKPALVVHGHLDVVPADPRNWSVDPFAGEVRDGLLWGRGAVDMKDMDAMILTAVGDILASGRQPERELVLAFFADEEAGGLFGSSWMVDHHPEVFAGATEAISEVGGYSVHLGGERAYLLQTGEKALVWIRLVARGPAAHGSRLVRENAITRLAEAVAALGREEWPLHLVDTTRALLAEIARVTGADPQQVSPDELVLRTSAAGFLSATLRTTTNPTLLTAGYKHNVIPDRAEALIDIRTLPGEEDAVLARVREIVGDDIEIETVVRDVGLETPFSGPLVDAVKATLEHHDPGVPVFPYLLSGGTDNKALSRLGIAGYGFAPLRLPADLDFPAMFHGVDERVPLDALVFGSRVLQDLLLDY, encoded by the coding sequence CGGTTCGACACCACGAACCACGGTGAGGGGCGTTCCGAGGGAGAGACCGAGGCGGCCGAGTACGTCGAGGCGCACCTGTCGGCGATGGGCCTCGAGCCCCGGCTGTTCGACGCCGCACCGGGGCGCACGAGCGTGGTCGCCCGCGTGCCGGGCGCGAACCCCGACAAGCCCGCACTCGTGGTGCACGGACACCTCGACGTGGTGCCCGCCGACCCGCGCAACTGGAGCGTCGACCCGTTCGCGGGCGAGGTGCGCGACGGCCTGCTCTGGGGCAGGGGAGCGGTCGACATGAAGGACATGGACGCCATGATCCTCACGGCCGTCGGCGACATCCTCGCCTCGGGCCGGCAGCCCGAGCGCGAGCTGGTGCTGGCGTTCTTCGCCGACGAGGAGGCGGGCGGCCTCTTCGGCTCGAGCTGGATGGTCGACCACCACCCGGAGGTGTTCGCCGGTGCGACCGAGGCGATCAGCGAGGTCGGCGGCTACTCGGTGCACCTCGGCGGCGAGCGCGCCTACCTGCTGCAGACGGGGGAGAAGGCGCTGGTCTGGATCCGCCTGGTCGCCCGCGGACCCGCCGCGCACGGCTCCCGGCTCGTGCGCGAGAACGCGATCACCCGCCTCGCCGAGGCGGTCGCAGCCCTCGGTCGCGAGGAGTGGCCACTGCACCTGGTCGACACGACGCGTGCGCTGCTCGCCGAGATCGCCCGGGTGACGGGCGCCGACCCGCAGCAGGTCTCGCCCGACGAGCTCGTCCTGCGCACCTCGGCGGCGGGCTTCCTCAGCGCGACCCTGCGCACCACCACGAACCCCACGCTGCTGACCGCGGGCTACAAGCACAACGTCATCCCCGACCGCGCCGAGGCGCTGATCGACATCCGCACGCTCCCCGGCGAGGAGGACGCCGTGCTCGCCCGCGTGCGCGAGATCGTCGGCGACGACATCGAGATCGAGACGGTCGTGCGCGACGTCGGGCTCGAGACCCCGTTCAGCGGCCCGCTCGTCGACGCCGTGAAGGCGACGCTCGAGCACCACGACCCGGGCGTGCCGGTCTTCCCGTACCTGCTCTCGGGCGGCACCGACAACAAGGCGCTCAGCCGCCTCGGCATCGCCGGCTACGGCTTCGCGCCGCTCCGGCTGCCCGCCGACCTCGACTTCCCGGCCATGTTCCACGGGGTGGACGAGCGGGTGCCGCTGGACGCACTAGTCTTCGGGAGCAGGGTCCTGCAGGACCTGCTGCTCGACTACTGA